In Sphingopyxis sp. 113P3, one DNA window encodes the following:
- a CDS encoding DUF4139 domain-containing protein — protein MLGGTFPAAAQESAGSAQGDVAVTIYNNGQSLVQDDRQLSVRPGRNRIEFPDVSARIRPETVTLSGPGLSIVEQNFDFDLLTPDKLMDKAVGQTITLVRTNPATGVERTERAKVLAANGGIVLQIGERIEVLRDDGLPVRAVFDRLPPNLRARPTLSVTVDATSGGTVPARLSYLTPNLGWTADYVALFDAAKGAIDIQGWVTLTNSTGTTYSNARTLLVAGSPGGGGGFRQLSGAMDMAGTESNSRERLGDYYLYPLAARTTIANAQQKQVSFLDVKGAPARSTYEYANRWLGSSTDPVSTASVLRFSTSRQGGLGEQLPAGTIRVYMRDGRGDPQFIGENRIDHTPMGSAMSLRTGDAFDVKVQPTVVSRTRKGDSRWVTKMRYTLSNARPEAVTVLLAQDGLHGDVRISDESLKSERISADRVEWQVPVPANGKTDVTATFDTRY, from the coding sequence ATGCTGGGCGGCACTTTCCCGGCTGCCGCGCAGGAATCGGCCGGCAGCGCGCAGGGCGACGTCGCTGTCACCATCTATAATAATGGTCAGTCGCTTGTGCAGGACGACCGCCAGCTCAGCGTCCGTCCGGGGCGCAATCGAATCGAATTCCCCGATGTGTCGGCCCGCATCCGACCCGAAACAGTGACCTTGTCGGGCCCCGGCCTTTCGATCGTCGAACAGAATTTCGATTTCGATCTGCTCACCCCTGACAAGTTGATGGACAAGGCGGTCGGCCAGACGATCACCCTCGTTCGTACAAACCCCGCAACCGGCGTCGAGCGGACCGAGCGCGCGAAGGTGCTCGCAGCCAATGGCGGCATCGTGCTGCAGATCGGCGAGCGGATTGAAGTGCTGCGCGATGATGGTCTGCCGGTGCGCGCGGTTTTCGACCGGCTGCCACCCAATTTGCGCGCACGCCCGACGCTGTCGGTTACCGTCGACGCGACGAGCGGCGGCACGGTCCCAGCGCGATTGTCCTATCTTACTCCCAACCTTGGCTGGACCGCCGACTATGTTGCGCTGTTCGACGCGGCGAAGGGGGCGATCGACATTCAGGGCTGGGTGACGCTCACCAATTCGACCGGCACGACCTACAGCAACGCGCGCACGCTGCTCGTCGCGGGTAGCCCTGGCGGGGGTGGGGGCTTTCGCCAGCTCAGCGGGGCAATGGACATGGCTGGCACCGAATCGAATAGCCGCGAGCGGCTCGGCGACTATTATCTCTACCCGCTCGCGGCGCGCACGACGATCGCCAATGCGCAGCAGAAACAGGTGAGTTTCCTCGACGTGAAGGGGGCGCCTGCGCGGTCGACCTATGAATATGCCAATCGCTGGCTCGGCAGCAGCACTGACCCCGTCAGCACCGCGAGCGTCTTGCGCTTTTCGACGTCGAGACAGGGGGGACTTGGCGAGCAGCTTCCGGCCGGGACCATCCGCGTCTATATGCGGGATGGACGCGGCGATCCGCAGTTCATCGGCGAGAATCGTATCGATCACACGCCGATGGGATCGGCGATGTCGCTGCGTACCGGCGACGCTTTTGACGTCAAGGTGCAGCCGACCGTGGTGTCGCGCACACGCAAGGGTGATTCGCGCTGGGTGACCAAAATGCGCTACACGCTCAGCAATGCGCGCCCCGAAGCCGTGACGGTCCTGCTCGCACAGGATGGCCTCCATGGGGACGTGCGGATCAGCGACGAAAGCCTGAAGAGCGAACGCATATCGGCCGACCGCGTCGAATGGCAGGTGCCGGTGCCCGCGAATGGCAAGACCGACGTCACCGCCACCTTCGACACGCGCTATTGA
- a CDS encoding DUF4139 domain-containing protein codes for MARPTSPPPSTRAIEDGALRALPLLLGIAALLAPLAALAQQARAVVVSSRIDDVAVTVYRAPARSGGPINPNWPQGFAFITETRTVELPAGPSALRFEGVAEGLLPETAVVNGLPDGVLEKNRDARLLSPAGLVDAYLKRSVTLQRTNVKTGRVVEQEAVIQAGPNGGVIVQTAEGFEALGCSGLPERMIHARVPRDLSAKPTLSVLVDSNAARTVTVQLLYLAEGFDWAANYVADRAADGRTIGLTGWVTVANGGVTSFPNAQLNVIAGRLNKVYSPPLPRSTPGSLVLKCWPMDITSTHPYWELPPVIEFDDAALDSLEMVVVTGQRRAGYAMAPPPPPPPPPAPAPAEDLGDLKFYRIPFRVDVSAKGQKQVVLLAKDNVPIEQLYAATLYTSAAGRPQPLTLRLRARNEETDGLGMALPAGMVSVFEMAGDRRLLVGEAKIGDKAKGERVDYDVAASPAVQYSVRSLPDPDPKKYRQWEVTLTNARSSDAEVEMLIPFALDRTPEGWERRGSAWVWRVTVPANDRLNRIFRQKLKGD; via the coding sequence ATGGCAAGACCGACGTCACCGCCACCTTCGACACGCGCTATTGAGGACGGCGCGTTGCGGGCCCTCCCGCTGCTGCTCGGCATTGCGGCGCTGCTCGCGCCGCTGGCGGCACTTGCGCAGCAGGCGCGGGCGGTCGTTGTCTCGTCGCGAATCGATGATGTCGCGGTCACCGTTTATCGCGCGCCTGCTCGGAGCGGCGGGCCCATCAACCCCAATTGGCCGCAGGGCTTTGCCTTCATCACCGAGACGCGCACGGTCGAGCTGCCCGCGGGACCTTCAGCGCTGCGCTTCGAAGGCGTTGCCGAGGGGCTGCTTCCCGAAACCGCGGTGGTGAACGGTCTGCCCGACGGAGTGCTCGAAAAGAATCGCGACGCGCGCTTGCTGTCGCCCGCAGGACTGGTCGACGCCTATCTGAAGCGGAGCGTCACACTGCAGCGTACCAATGTCAAAACCGGCAGGGTCGTCGAGCAGGAGGCGGTGATCCAGGCTGGACCAAATGGGGGGGTGATAGTCCAAACCGCCGAGGGCTTTGAGGCGCTTGGCTGTTCGGGCCTGCCCGAGCGCATGATCCATGCCCGTGTTCCCCGCGACCTGTCCGCAAAGCCCACGCTGTCGGTGCTGGTCGACAGCAATGCGGCGCGCACCGTGACCGTCCAATTGCTCTACCTTGCCGAAGGATTTGACTGGGCGGCCAATTATGTCGCCGACCGCGCCGCCGATGGCCGGACGATCGGGCTGACCGGGTGGGTCACGGTTGCGAACGGCGGCGTCACCAGCTTTCCGAACGCGCAGCTCAACGTGATCGCCGGGAGGCTGAACAAGGTCTATAGCCCGCCGCTGCCGCGCAGCACCCCGGGATCACTCGTCCTTAAATGCTGGCCGATGGATATAACGAGCACTCACCCCTATTGGGAGCTTCCGCCCGTCATCGAGTTTGACGACGCGGCGCTTGATAGCCTCGAAATGGTCGTCGTGACGGGACAGCGCCGCGCCGGATATGCGATGGCCCCACCACCGCCGCCGCCGCCGCCGCCGGCCCCGGCCCCGGCCGAGGATCTGGGCGATCTCAAATTCTATCGCATTCCCTTTCGCGTCGATGTGTCGGCGAAGGGTCAGAAGCAGGTCGTGCTGCTCGCGAAGGACAATGTGCCGATCGAACAGCTCTATGCCGCAACGCTCTATACCTCCGCCGCCGGCCGCCCGCAGCCGCTGACCTTGCGGCTTCGCGCACGGAACGAAGAGACCGATGGGTTGGGGATGGCCCTTCCGGCGGGGATGGTGAGCGTTTTCGAGATGGCCGGAGACCGCCGCCTGCTCGTCGGCGAGGCAAAGATCGGTGACAAGGCGAAGGGGGAGCGCGTCGATTATGACGTCGCTGCGAGCCCGGCCGTGCAATATAGTGTTCGCAGCCTCCCCGATCCGGATCCCAAGAAGTACCGGCAGTGGGAGGTAACGCTGACCAATGCCCGGTCATCCGACGCCGAAGTCGAGATGCTGATCCCCTTTGCGCTCGACCGCACGCCAGAAGGCTGGGAACGACGCGGCAGCGCGTGGGTCTGGCGCGTGA